DNA sequence from the Alkaliphilus metalliredigens QYMF genome:
TACCGCTTGGTTTAAAGGAGCAGGACTTGTTAAGGATAGAATTATACCAGGAACATTAAATGTGGGACATACTTTGCCAGTAATTGTAATGTCATTTATTTTCATTCAAAGAGTAGAGGTTGAACCACTAACCCTTGCTTTAATGCTTGCTGCAGCGGTTATCGGAGCATACTTAGGTGCAGATATCGTGTCTGGACTACCTGAGAGAAAAGTACAGCTAGGAATGGGAATTGCACTATTAATTACAGCAGGTTTTATGTTATTAGGAAGACTTGATTTGATGCCAGCTGGTGGCGATGCCATCGGATTAAGTGGTACGCGTTTAATTATTGCAGTGGTTGCAAACTTTTTTCTTGGAGCTTTAATGACTTTAGGAATTGGTCTTTATGCACCTTGTATGGCACTAATTTATGCATTAGGAATGAGTCCAATCGTTGCATTTCCAATCATGATGGGTTCTTGTGCATACCTTATGCCAACGGCTAGTGTGAAATTTGTAAAAAATGGTGCATTAAATACTAAGGCTGCTGTAGGACTTGCACTTGGTGGAATACCAGCAGTATTTATTGCTGCATATCTAGTAACAGGGCTGCCGATGAATGTTCTTACGTGGTTGGTAATTGCTGTTATTTTATATACAGCGGTTACAATGCTTAGATCGGGAATGAAGCCAAGCGTAGAGGCAGAACCAGTAGGAAAATAAATAAGATAGATGTAAATAGAATAAATCATTTTGAGTGATGATCACCCCATTTTACAAATTTAACTTAGACCACCGGTTATTAATTTGTAAAGAGGGGTGATTTCAAAAAAAGAAGTAGATATTTGAATCAGACAGTTAGAAGTATAAATTACAAAAAATAGGATAAAAATTGCTTGACACTTGATATTATATTGTATATAATTTGTTTTAACTATAAAATAGTAAATATAATATGGATAAATACGTTGAAAGAGAATAGTAAAAAGAAGATGTTTCACAGAGAGTAAGGAGACGGTGAGAGCCTTGCAAACTATTTTTTTGAACCCGCTCTGGAGTATATAACTGATAAAGTTATTACGGCTGTAATCCCGTTATGATTATACAGAGTGAGTCTATTTGACTAACTAGGGTGGTACCGCGGGTAAAGTTCTCGTCCCTTCTATGGGATGAGGGCTTTTTTTGTTTTCAAAAAACAGAGAGGAGGGACAAAGGATGATAAGGGATTTAATAGAAAGCAGTAAAAAGATTGTCATAAAAATAGGGACTAATGCATTGGCAAATGATGATGGAACCATAAACATAAATCGTGTATACAACCTCAGTCAACAAATAAGCCATTTAATAAAGGAAGGCAAACAAATCGTGATCATATCCTCAGGAGCAAGGATTGCTGGCCTAGCAACACTAGGTAAATGGAAGCTTAAGGATGACATGCATTATAAACAAGCTCTTTGTGCTATAGGTCAAGTGGAACTAATGAATGCATACAGAAAGACATTTAGGGAACATGATATTCATATAGGACAATTACTGTTAAATAGAGAGGATTTTTATAATTATAAAAGAACGATTAACATAGGAAACACTCTATTTACATTACTAGATGAAGGCGTTATTCCTATTATTGATGAAAATGACACCGTAAGTGTAAAGGAAATCAAAACAGAAGATAATGATACATTAGCAGCGTATACTAGTAAGTTATGGAATGCAGATTTATTAATTTTCTTGGGTGATACTGATGGAATATACAATAAAAACCCAAAGGAATATACTGATGCCAAGCTACTAGAAGAGGTGGAAAATATTGATGAATTAGATAAAATGATACAAACTGGAGAATTAGATGAGATTGGAACCGATGACATAATTTCAAAAATGAATGCAGCGAAAACACTAAATGACTGCAATACTCCAGTGATCATAGCCAACGGCAAGGTAGAAAATATTTTATTAAAGTTATTAGAGGGAAAGGCAAAAGCCACTGTTCTTCGAGATATCAAGTAAAATAGTAAAAAATAGGTCGCAGCTTAAAAAAAGTTTTCCAATTGCATAGATTCGTATATGATAACTGTATGAAAACTAAATTTCCATTGTAATTAATAAATTTAGCTATAAAGACTAATAAATGAAAATAGAGGAGGAAGAAATAATGAGAATGTCTAAACTATACATGCCTACCCTAAGGGAAGTACCTTCGGAGGCTGAATTACCAAGTCATCAATTACTATTAAGAGCAGGGATGATTAGAAAGCTTGTAGCAGGAGTGTACTCGTACCTTCCATTAGGGTACAGAACATTGAAAAAGGTTGAACAAATTGTACGAGAGGAAATGGACCGTGCAGGTGCCCAGGAGGCACTGATGTCTGCATTACAGCCCAAAGAGCTATGGGAGGCAACGGGAAGGTGGCAAGCCATTGGACCAGAGATGATGAGATTAAAGGATCGTCATAACCGAGAATTCTGCTTAGGGCCAACTCATGAGGAAGTTATCACAGATTTAGTTAAGAATGAGTTGAAGTCTTATAAGCAATTACCACTAAATTTATATCAAATTCAAACAAAATATCGTGATGAAAAAAGACCGCGATTTGGATTGATGCGCTCTAGAGAGTTTATTATGAAGGATGCCTACAGCTTTGATAAAGATGAAGAAGGTATGAAGAAATCCTATGAAGACATGTGGAAGGGTTATGAACGTGTCTTCGACCGTTGTGAATTAAAGTATAAAGTGGTTGAAGGAGATGCTGGAGCCATGGGAGATAGTGAGTCCCATGAATTTATGGCCATGTCTCAGTATGGAGAAAGCCTTGTGGCTTACTGTGATCACTGTGATTATGCGGCTACAGACGAAAAAGCGACAGTTGTTTATGATGTAACGGAAAAAGACGAAGGATTATTAGAAACTGAAAAGATACATACTCCTAATACGAAAACCATTGAAGCATTAACAATGTTATTTGATTGTGATGCAAACCATTTTATTAAAACCCTTTTATTTGAAGCTGGAGAAAAGGTTGTGGCGGTAAGTATTCCTGGAGATCGAGATGTGAATGAGACTAAATTGGTTAATATGCTAAATATTCCAGGTCATGAATTAGTAATGGCCAGTGAAGCGACAGTCAAGCGTGTTACCGGAGCTGAAGTGGGTTTTGCTGGACCGATGAATCTAAAGGGCGAAGTCAAGCTCTATGTAGATGCACGGGTAAGTAAAATGAAAAATGTTGTGGTAGGAGCTAACGAAACTGACTATCACATTAAAAATGTCAACTATGGCAGAGACTTTGAGGGAGAGCTTGTGGAAGACTTACTGCTTGTACAAGAAGGAGATCTATGTCCAACCTGTGGAGAAACATTAAAATTAGACCGTGGAATTGAAGTGGGTAATATATTTCAATTGGATATGAAATACAGCAAGGGTTTAAATGCCACATTCCTTGATGAAAATGGTAAGGAACAGTATTTCTACATGGGATCATATGGTATTGGAATTGGAAGAACAATGGCAGCGGTCATTGAGCAATATCATGATGAAAAAGGCATTAAATGGCCATTAGCTTTGGCACCTTATCAGGTTGTTGTCACCATTGTAAATCCAAATAAGGATGAACAAAGAGAGTTAGGTGAAAAAATCTATAGTAAATTACTTTCTAAAGGGGTAGAAGTATTATTAGATGATCGTAAAGAAAGTCCAGGTGTGAAGTTTAAGGATGCAGAACTGATTGGTATTCCAATTCGTGTTGTTGCCGGCAAGAACGCGGGAGAAAACATTGTGGAGTTTGCACTAAGGGCAACGGATGAAAAGAAAGAAGTCGAAGCGGACGAAGTCGTTGAAATGGTCATGGATCAGTTAAAAGGATTATAAGGCGAAGGTGTAAGATGCGCAGCTTGTAAAGAAATAAATTGAATCACTTAGAATAAGTGAGTGATATTAAGTAATAAAAAAGCAGTCTCCTTTGATTAAGGGGCTGCTTTTTTATATAGTAGGAAAGTGGATACTACTAAAGGATAAAACTATGTCAGTTTTTTTACAAATACATCCACTGATGTGGTGATATTTTCAATTTCATGGGACAGAGATTGAATCACAGTAGCTTGTTGATGTGTAGCACTTGAATAGCTTGTAATATTATCAGAAACATTGGTAATTAATTCTTTAAGATTACTTAGAACATCATCCACTTGTCCAACGGAGTTTGCTGTATTGTCTGCAAGCTTCCGTACTTCATTGGCAACAACATTAAAACCCTTTCCTTCAGCTCCAATCCTAGCTGCCTCAATAGAAGCATTGATTCCCAGAATCGTGGTTTGCTTAGAGATTTTATGAATAAAATCAAGGATTTTATTTGTTTCCATAATTTCTTCTTGGGTTTTCTTTACCATTTCACTTAACTCCACAATGGTACTTGATTGCCCTTCTGAAGAGGCGGATAACTCCTCTAATCCAGCAGAAGATTCTTGAAGACTGGTATTAATATTGTTGGCCATTTGATTAAGGTCATCCATAAAGAGTTTACGTTCATATTCTATGACAATCATGTGAGAAGCAATCATAGCAATGGGTCTCATGTCAGTTGGATTACCTGATATGCCAATGGCACCGATACGTTGATTTTCAGTATCAATGGCCACGCTGAACCCTGGGCGGGTACCAGATAACTGCATGGTCATTTCCTCTGTTATAGCGATAAAATCAATTTTACCCGACATAATATCCTTAGCGCCTTCATGAATGGTACCCAGTCTTTCTGGTTGGGTAGTGGCAATGATGATACCCTTCTCTCCAAAAAAGTGAGCATTCTGGTTTGTTTCTTTTTGGATCAACTTCATTAGTTTTTGTGCGAAAATTGGATCAATAATTGACATAATAATAACCCCCCGTTATCATATATTTAATGTCGTGATCATTTCAGATATAATTTAAAAACAAAATTGTCATAAAACGATCATATATAACTTTAAATAGACAAAACATTTAAACTATTGTGTACATTCGACAGAAACATTATAATTCCTCTATTTTATCC
Encoded proteins:
- a CDS encoding sulfite exporter TauE/SafE family protein, producing the protein MLANVVLGILGLMAVWFCLVWLKGLKKEESVAPTPHLFTVGFVTNFFDTLGIGSFAPTTAWFKGAGLVKDRIIPGTLNVGHTLPVIVMSFIFIQRVEVEPLTLALMLAAAVIGAYLGADIVSGLPERKVQLGMGIALLITAGFMLLGRLDLMPAGGDAIGLSGTRLIIAVVANFFLGALMTLGIGLYAPCMALIYALGMSPIVAFPIMMGSCAYLMPTASVKFVKNGALNTKAAVGLALGGIPAVFIAAYLVTGLPMNVLTWLVIAVILYTAVTMLRSGMKPSVEAEPVGK
- the proB gene encoding glutamate 5-kinase; this encodes MIRDLIESSKKIVIKIGTNALANDDGTININRVYNLSQQISHLIKEGKQIVIISSGARIAGLATLGKWKLKDDMHYKQALCAIGQVELMNAYRKTFREHDIHIGQLLLNREDFYNYKRTINIGNTLFTLLDEGVIPIIDENDTVSVKEIKTEDNDTLAAYTSKLWNADLLIFLGDTDGIYNKNPKEYTDAKLLEEVENIDELDKMIQTGELDEIGTDDIISKMNAAKTLNDCNTPVIIANGKVENILLKLLEGKAKATVLRDIK
- a CDS encoding proline--tRNA ligase; the encoded protein is MRMSKLYMPTLREVPSEAELPSHQLLLRAGMIRKLVAGVYSYLPLGYRTLKKVEQIVREEMDRAGAQEALMSALQPKELWEATGRWQAIGPEMMRLKDRHNREFCLGPTHEEVITDLVKNELKSYKQLPLNLYQIQTKYRDEKRPRFGLMRSREFIMKDAYSFDKDEEGMKKSYEDMWKGYERVFDRCELKYKVVEGDAGAMGDSESHEFMAMSQYGESLVAYCDHCDYAATDEKATVVYDVTEKDEGLLETEKIHTPNTKTIEALTMLFDCDANHFIKTLLFEAGEKVVAVSIPGDRDVNETKLVNMLNIPGHELVMASEATVKRVTGAEVGFAGPMNLKGEVKLYVDARVSKMKNVVVGANETDYHIKNVNYGRDFEGELVEDLLLVQEGDLCPTCGETLKLDRGIEVGNIFQLDMKYSKGLNATFLDENGKEQYFYMGSYGIGIGRTMAAVIEQYHDEKGIKWPLALAPYQVVVTIVNPNKDEQRELGEKIYSKLLSKGVEVLLDDRKESPGVKFKDAELIGIPIRVVAGKNAGENIVEFALRATDEKKEVEADEVVEMVMDQLKGL
- a CDS encoding sugar diacid recognition domain-containing protein, with protein sequence MSIIDPIFAQKLMKLIQKETNQNAHFFGEKGIIIATTQPERLGTIHEGAKDIMSGKIDFIAITEEMTMQLSGTRPGFSVAIDTENQRIGAIGISGNPTDMRPIAMIASHMIVIEYERKLFMDDLNQMANNINTSLQESSAGLEELSASSEGQSSTIVELSEMVKKTQEEIMETNKILDFIHKISKQTTILGINASIEAARIGAEGKGFNVVANEVRKLADNTANSVGQVDDVLSNLKELITNVSDNITSYSSATHQQATVIQSLSHEIENITTSVDVFVKKLT